From Aliamphritea hakodatensis:
AGCGGCCCGGCTCTGGGCCTGAAGGACATCGCCGTTATAGCCCATTGCCAGACACAACTCGCCATTGGCCAGATCAGAAGTAAACTGTGAAGAGGTAAACTTTGTGTAATAAGGCCGCACCGACTGCAGTAAAGCGGTGGCTTTTTTCAGGTCAGATTTTTTCTCGGAATTCGGATCAAGCCCCAGATAATGCAGCGCCATAGACACCACTTCCGCCGGCGAGTCCAGTACACTGACCCCACAGTCCTGCAGTTTACTGACCACTTCCGGTTTGAACAGCAGATCAAGGCTGTCGAAAGGCACGTCTCCCAGGCGCTGTTTTAATGCCGCAACGTTATAGCCCAGACCGATCGTGCCCCAGGTATAAGGTACATTGTACTGATTACCGGGATCATGCCGGGCAACCTTGGCGCGCATATCTTCATCCAGATTACCGGCATTACTCAGCAGGCTCATATCGATGGGCGCATAGATTCCCGCCTTAGCCTGCCGCTCAAGAAAGGCAGCCGTTGGCACCACCACATCATAACCACTGCCGCCGGCCATGAGCTTGGCCTCCAGAACTTCATTCGAATCGTAGACGTCATAATTGAGCTTAATGCCGGTCTCTTTCTGGAAGTTTTCCAGCACCGCAGGATCGATATAGTCCGACCAGTTATAGACGTTCAGCACCTGCTGTTCGGCCATCACTGAACCACTGATACCCAGCGCCAGCACAGCAGCAGAAATGCCGCTCACCAGAGGCGTTGATTTAAGATTATTGAGTACACGCATCACAGATCTCCCGGATTATTTTTATTCTCAGAACAGATGCTTCAGCCACAACTCATCCTGTGCAACCAAATACATAATGGAAAGGGGCACATGACTGAAAGCGGATAAATCAGAAATTCAGCAGATGCCTGCCTGCTACCCTGAGGACGCGGGTAACAGACAAGCTATTTTAAGCGACTAGACAGCGCCGCCGTTGGCAGCCAGAACGTACAGATACTCAAGCGCAAGGGTTGCGCCTGCAAGTGAAGTGATTTCAGCGTGATCATAAGCCGGGGCGACCTCGACTACATCCATGCCGATAAGATCCAGCCCCTGCAGGCCACGGATCACCTTCAGGGCACAGTCAATACTGATACCCGCCGCCACTGGCGTACCGGTACCCGGCGCAAACGCAGGATCAAGGCCGTCAATATCAAAGCTGACATAGACTTTCTTATTGCCAACCCGCTCGTGAATCCGCTTCAGGGTTTCCTGCGGGCCGTTATCACCCACCCAGGCAGCATCCAGCACCTCAAAAGGGTGATTCTTACGGTTATAGGAGGTACGGATACCAATCTGCAAAGAATGCTCTGTATCCACCAGCCCCTCCACCACCGCATGATGGAACAGGGTGCCGTGATCGTACTTACTGCCGCCGTCGTAGGTATCGGTATGAGCATCAAAGTGAATCAGCGCAACCGGACCGTGCTTTTTAGCGTAAGCCCGTAATACCGGCAGCGTGATAAAGTGATCGCCGCCAAAGGTCAGCGCAGATTTACCGCTTTCCAGAATCTGGCTGATATGGGCTTCCAGGTTATCCACCAGGGTCTGCGGCTCACCGTGCTTAAAAGAAACATTGCCGGAATCTTCAACTTTAAGGTGATTATCCAGCGCAAAAGTCCAGGGCCAGCGCGCGCCCTCCCACACCAGCTGTGCAGATGCCTGACGTACACCGGTCGGCCCGAAACGGGCACCCGGCCTGCCGGAAGTCGCCATATCAAACGGCACTCCGGTCACCACCACATCGGCATCACTGGTCTGTAAACTGGTAACCTGCGGGAATTCCATAAACGTCATTCCAAGACCGCCATAAATAGGCATATCTGCGTCGGCAATATTCATAGAAGCTGACATTACTCACCTCGATACGGGCAGCCTCTTGCTACCCGGATTATTGTTATTGCTCACCAAGGTAACTCCGGGGTTATAATTAGTGAAACGCATAGTTTCAATACAACTATGCATAAGATTAATACCATCAGGATTATTGCCCTATGCAGGCACTGAGACAGTTCGACCTGAACCTGCTGATCATCTTCGAAGCCCTGATCAGCGAATGCCATGTCAGCCGCGCTGCTGAAAAAGTTTTCCTCAGCCAGTCAGCGATGAGTCACGCCCTGAACCGGTTACGGGAATACTGCGACGATCCGCTGCTGGTACGTACTGCCAACGGTTTGCAGGCCACCCCCAGAGCGCTGGAAATGCTGCCGGAAGTCCGCCGCGCCCTGCAGCTGATCGACCGCACCCTTGCCAAACCGGAAGCTTTTGATGCGGCCCGCAGCAACCGGGTATTCACCATCGCCTGTACCGATTACTTTGAAGCCGTTATTTTTCCGGGGCTCTTTGCCCGGTTACAGCAAACGGCTCCCGGGGTCCGGATTAATGTCGAAATGATCACCGATGCCAGCAGCCGGGAAAAACTGGAAAACCGCAGCGTCGATCTGGTGGTTGGTGTTGATGCCAGCCACCGGATTCCCAAGCATCTGGTCACCGAAGACTGGCTCAGCGAACATCTTGTCTGTCTGGCCGGCCAGCAAAACAGCCGCATCAGCAATCAGCTCAGTCTGCAGGAATATCTGGACATTAATCACGTGGTGTTTTTCGATCAGGTCGGCGACACCGCCAACCCCGTCGACAGCTGGTTGCAGAGTCAGCAGCTCAGCCGCCATCACAGCGTCCGCACCACCAACTATATGGCGGCCGCCCGGATTGTCGCCCAAACCGGTGCCATCGCCACCCTGCCTTACCAGATGGCCCGGCTGTTCTGTGATCTGTTGCCGGTAAGGATTGTCACCCCGCCGGCCAATATGCCGGTCATCGACATGCAGATCCTCCACCACCCCCTGTTCGATAACGATCCGGGGCTGATCTGGCTACGGGAAACCATCAAGCAATACGATGGGTATTTGACATCAGCATAGGCGTACATACACTGTATGTATGCTTATATTTGAATGGAACTCAATTAAAGCTGAATCGAACATACTGAAACATGGGATATCTTTTCCAGAAGCCCAAACAGTGTTCACGGATGAACAGGCACTGCAGTTTTTCGATCCGGAGCATTCTTCAGAAGAAGACCGCTTTATCATGCTGGGCATGAGCGCTCACACCCATGTTCTGGTTGTGTGCTATTGCGAGCGGAACAATGGCAATATTATCCGGATCATCTCAGCGCGCAAGGCAACCAAAAAAGAGCACAACTATTATATGGAGCACCGGGGATGAAAGAGGAATATGATTTCGCCAGTATGGAGTCACGAAGCAATCCCTATGCTGCGCGATTAAAAAAACCGGTAACAATCCGTCTGGATGAAGAAATTCTCAGCTATTTTAAAGCGATGTCCACCGATACAGGCATCCCGTACCAGAGCCTTATCAACCTGTACTTGCAAGACTGTGTGAATCAGCAACGCAGGATAGATATCACCTGGCAACAGGAAAAATAACCCCGTTAACCTGAGCGCTCAGGCCTTCAGAAAGAATTCCGCGAGCGGCCTAACCCGCTGGGCATAATGCCCTCCGTGACTTCCACCCGGTTACGTTCTTCACGGGGTGAAACGCCGTAATGATTCCGGTAAGCCGTGCTGAAATAAGAGGCACTGGAAAAACCGCATTCGTTGCCAATTTCAGCGGCCGGTTTATCACTCTGGCGTAACAGCTGCCGGGCACGCTCCAGCCGCAGCTCCAGATAGTGTTTCGACGGGACGGTTTGCAGATGCTGTTTAAACAGCCGCTCCAGATGCCGGCGGGAAATACCCACCAGCTCCGCCAGATCTTCACTGCTCAGAGGCTCTTCCAGATTAGCTTCCATCAGGCTGACCGCCTCGATCAGTTTCGGCTGGCTGGCGCCGATACGGTTTTTCAGCGGTATCCGCTGCTGGTCATCCCCGGCACGCATTCGCTCACAGATAAACTGTTCCGAAATCGCGCCGGCCAGTGACATATCAAAATGCTGACCGATCAGAAACAGCATCATGTCCATTGAAGCAGTACCACCACTGCAGGTATACCGCTTGCCGTCGATTTCAAACAGGGTATTCATTACCTGAGTCTGAGGAAACTCTGCCTTCAGGCTGGCCATATCCCACCAGTGAATGGTGGCACGGTGTTCATTCAGTAACCCGGCACAGGCGAGAATATAGGAACCGGTACCTATACCGCCGATCGCCAGTGACGTATTCGCCTGACGGCGCAGCCAGGCAATAATCGCCTCATTGCCGGTCCGGGCGATGGGGCTGGCACCGCAGACAAATACTGCATCCAGCGTCGGCATGGTCGCCAGACTGCAATCTACCAATGTCTGCACACCGAAACTGCTGGCCACCGCTTCACCGTCATGACTGATCAGGACCGTTTCATAACAGTCTTCACCGGTCACCCAGTTAGCCATTCGTAACGGCTCGATAGCGGAAGAAAACGCAATTAATGAAAAGTTAGGCAGCAGCAGAAAGCCGAAACGGTACGGCCGTTCCGGCTTGTTCGCTAACGTCACTATCTGTTGAGGCGTAATCTGTTCCGCTGCCATCTGTACAACCATTTACCGATAAATCAGGACCACATTCCGTAAATGACAAAAATCTAAAGTCCTTACGAAAACTTGTATTAATCATACGCAGCCACCGGGGCTCTGTCGCGAAGATTGCCCCGAACCAGGCCCAAAATG
This genomic window contains:
- a CDS encoding BrnT family toxin yields the protein MLIFEWNSIKAESNILKHGISFPEAQTVFTDEQALQFFDPEHSSEEDRFIMLGMSAHTHVLVVCYCERNNGNIIRIISARKATKKEHNYYMEHRG
- a CDS encoding polyamine ABC transporter substrate-binding protein; protein product: MRVLNNLKSTPLVSGISAAVLALGISGSVMAEQQVLNVYNWSDYIDPAVLENFQKETGIKLNYDVYDSNEVLEAKLMAGGSGYDVVVPTAAFLERQAKAGIYAPIDMSLLSNAGNLDEDMRAKVARHDPGNQYNVPYTWGTIGLGYNVAALKQRLGDVPFDSLDLLFKPEVVSKLQDCGVSVLDSPAEVVSMALHYLGLDPNSEKKSDLKKATALLQSVRPYYTKFTSSQFTSDLANGELCLAMGYNGDVLQAQSRAAEAGQGIEIEYRIPKEGSLVWFDLMAIPADAPHKEAAHRFIDYILRPENAAAVSNFAYFAVANNKVDPYLLDEVKNDKGIYPDEDVKASLFTQNTHTAKYDRLLTRAWTMIKANRQ
- the speB gene encoding agmatinase — encoded protein: MSASMNIADADMPIYGGLGMTFMEFPQVTSLQTSDADVVVTGVPFDMATSGRPGARFGPTGVRQASAQLVWEGARWPWTFALDNHLKVEDSGNVSFKHGEPQTLVDNLEAHISQILESGKSALTFGGDHFITLPVLRAYAKKHGPVALIHFDAHTDTYDGGSKYDHGTLFHHAVVEGLVDTEHSLQIGIRTSYNRKNHPFEVLDAAWVGDNGPQETLKRIHERVGNKKVYVSFDIDGLDPAFAPGTGTPVAAGISIDCALKVIRGLQGLDLIGMDVVEVAPAYDHAEITSLAGATLALEYLYVLAANGGAV
- a CDS encoding LysR family transcriptional regulator → MQALRQFDLNLLIIFEALISECHVSRAAEKVFLSQSAMSHALNRLREYCDDPLLVRTANGLQATPRALEMLPEVRRALQLIDRTLAKPEAFDAARSNRVFTIACTDYFEAVIFPGLFARLQQTAPGVRINVEMITDASSREKLENRSVDLVVGVDASHRIPKHLVTEDWLSEHLVCLAGQQNSRISNQLSLQEYLDINHVVFFDQVGDTANPVDSWLQSQQLSRHHSVRTTNYMAAARIVAQTGAIATLPYQMARLFCDLLPVRIVTPPANMPVIDMQILHHPLFDNDPGLIWLRETIKQYDGYLTSA
- a CDS encoding BrnA antitoxin family protein; the protein is MKEEYDFASMESRSNPYAARLKKPVTIRLDEEILSYFKAMSTDTGIPYQSLINLYLQDCVNQQRRIDITWQQEK
- a CDS encoding GlxA family transcriptional regulator — translated: MAAEQITPQQIVTLANKPERPYRFGFLLLPNFSLIAFSSAIEPLRMANWVTGEDCYETVLISHDGEAVASSFGVQTLVDCSLATMPTLDAVFVCGASPIARTGNEAIIAWLRRQANTSLAIGGIGTGSYILACAGLLNEHRATIHWWDMASLKAEFPQTQVMNTLFEIDGKRYTCSGGTASMDMMLFLIGQHFDMSLAGAISEQFICERMRAGDDQQRIPLKNRIGASQPKLIEAVSLMEANLEEPLSSEDLAELVGISRRHLERLFKQHLQTVPSKHYLELRLERARQLLRQSDKPAAEIGNECGFSSASYFSTAYRNHYGVSPREERNRVEVTEGIMPSGLGRSRNSF